One region of Manis pentadactyla isolate mManPen7 chromosome 9, mManPen7.hap1, whole genome shotgun sequence genomic DNA includes:
- the LOC118933064 gene encoding LOW QUALITY PROTEIN: olfactory receptor 51M1-like (The sequence of the model RefSeq protein was modified relative to this genomic sequence to represent the inferred CDS: deleted 4 bases in 2 codons; substituted 1 base at 1 genomic stop codon) — protein sequence MPVLYPLRPRLILLSNITQSSPMCYLTGFSDLETNEYWIFFLFFFMYFMAISGNCFILIIIKTYPCLHTPMNYLLSFLAFTDLGLSVSTLPTTMGIFWFNSHGIYFEGCQIQMFCIHSFSFMESSMLLAMSFDRFVAICHPLQYSVIITSQRVVRAGLVVILRAPVALVPLVLLLKAFPFXVCGSQVLSHSFCLHQKVIHLAYTDTTFNNLYGLSVVVLIVLSYGVILHTVARLASPEERLQDFPPCTSHVCAVLVFFVPMVGLSLLHCFGKHAPPAVHILMASVYFFMPPMLNPIIYSIKTKEIRHAISKLLRFRKASGELWG from the exons ATGCCAGTCCTATATCCCCTCAGGCCTCGATTAATCCTCTTATCCAATATCACTCAATCTAGCCCCATGTGCTACCTCACTGGCTTTTCTGACTTAGAAACCAATGAATACTGGATTTTCTTCCTATTCTTCTTTATGTATTTCATGGCCATCTCAGGCAATTGTTTCATTCTGATAATTATTAAGACCTACCCTTGTCTGCACACACCCATGAATTATCTACTATCCTTTCTGGCCTTCACTGACCTGGGACTGTCAGTGTCCACCTTGCCCACTACTATGGGAATTTTTTGGTTCAACTCCCATGGTATCTACTTTGAAGGCTGCCAAATCCAAATGTTTTGCATCCACTCATTTTCCTTCATGGAGTCCTCCATGCTCCTTGCCATGTCCTTTGACCGCtttgtggccatctgccaccccctGCAGTACTCGGTCATTATCACGAGCCAGCGTGTGGTCAGGGCAGGCCTGGTTGTCATCCTCCGGGCACCTGTGGCCCTTGTTCCCCTTGTCCTCCTTCTGAAGGCTTTTCCCTTC TGAGTCTGTGGGTCTCAAGTCCTCTCCCATTCTTTCTGCCTTCACCAGAAGGTGATACACTTGGCCTACACAGACACCACCTTCAACAACCTGTATGGGCTGTCCGTGGTGGTGCTCATCGTGCTGTCCTATGGGGTCATCCTGCACACAGTGGCAAGGCTGGCTTCCCCAGAGGAGCGGCTCCAAGACTTCCCACCATGTACATCACACGTCTGTGCTGTGCTG GTTTTTTTTGTGCCCATGGTGGGGCTTTCCCTCTTGCACTGCTTTGGGAAGCATGCCCCACCTGCTGTCCACATTCTTATGGCCAGTGTCTACTTCTTCATGCCTCCCATGCTTAATCCAATCATATACAGTATTAAGACCAAGGAGATCCGCCATGCCATCAGCAAGCTACTACGTTTTAGAAAGGCCAGTGGTGAGTTGTGGGGCTAA
- the LOC118933046 gene encoding olfactory receptor 51I2-like — MFNTSQCIPKYFLLTGLPGLEALYPWFIFPFCSTYLVALVGNSLILAVIKKNSSLHQPMHLFLAMLAFAELGVSVSTLPTVLGIFLFGANEICFEACLLQMFSIHSFSILESGVLLAMSVDRFVAICSPLRYTAILTLPRIAGAGAALGLKSVMLMFPLPFLLKRLPFCGHSVLSHSYCLHSDLIQLPCGDTRPNSILGLCIVTCTFGLDSLLIVISYVLILYTVLGITSGEGRRKALSTCVSHICAVLVYYVPMISVALVHRFMKHAAPAVRLLLANVYLLVPPVLNPIIYSVKTKQIRQALIQLFLQRKQ, encoded by the coding sequence ATGTTCAACACCAGTCAGTGCATCCCAaaatattttctgctgactgGTCTTCCTGGTCTGGAGGCCCTGTATCCTTGGTTTATCTTCCCATTCTGCTCCACATATCTTGTGGCTCTTGTGGGCAATAGCCTGATCCTGGCAGTGATCAAAAAAAACAGCTCTCTTCACCAGCCGATGCACCTGTTCCTGGCTATGCTGGCCTTCGCAGAGCTTGGTGTCTCTGTTTCCACACTGCCCACGGTGCTGGGCATCTTCCTTTTTGGAGCCAATGAGATCTGTTTTGAAGCCTGCCTTTTGCAGATGTTCTCCATACATTCATTTTCCATCTTGGAGTCAGGAGTTCTGCTGGCCATGTCTGTGGACCGCTTTGTGGCCATCTGCAGCCCCCTGCGTTACACGGCCATCCTGACTCTGCCCCGAATTGCTGGCGCTGGTGCTGCGCTTGGACTGAAGAGTGTGATGCTCATGTTTCcgctgccctttctcctgaagcGTCTGCCCTTCTGTGGCCACAGTGTCCTCTCCCACTCCTATTGTCTCCACTCAGATCTGATCCAGCTGCCCTGTGGGGACACTCGGCCCAACAGTATTCTGGGGCTCTGCATCGTTACTTGCACTTTTGGGCTGGACTCGCTGCTCATCGTCATCTCTTATGTGCTGATCCTCTACACAGTGCTGGGCATTACCTCTGGGGAGGGACGGCGGAAGGCCCTCAGCACCTGTGTGTCGCATATCTGTGCAGTCCTCGTGTACTATGTGCCCATGATCAGCGTGGCCCTGGTCCACCGCTTCATGAAGCACGCTGCGCCTGCCGTCCGCCTCCTCCTGGCTAACGTCTACCTCCTGGTGCCTCCTGTGCTCAATCCCATCATCTACAGTGTTAAAACCAAGCAGATACGCCAGGCACTAATTCAACtctttcttcaaagaaaacagtAA
- the LOC118933066 gene encoding olfactory receptor 51J1 translates to MKNSNCSLEFLPTTFILVGIPGLEAEHIWISIPFCMMYIIIFLGNGIILHVIRTDSALHQPMYLFLALLALAEVGVSASTLPTVLGIFLFGSTEISFDACLLQMFSIHSFSIMESAVLLAMSVDRFVAIYSPLHYTAILTRPRVFGTGVIIGLKSIMLMAPLPMLLRLLPFCGHNALSHSYCLHPNLIHLPCGDISINNIYGLFIVTSTFGLDSLLIVISYGLILHTVLSITAGEGRKKALNTCSSHVCAVLAYYVPMIGLSMVHRFGDPVAPLLHAMMANAYLFFPPVVNPIVYSMKTKEIHHGIVRILSKKRPRI, encoded by the coding sequence ATGAAGAACTCCAATTGCTCTTTGGAGTTCCTGCCTACAACCTTCATTCTGGTTGGCATCCCAGGGCTTGAGGCAGAGCACATCTGGATATCCATCCCCTTCTGCATGATGTACATTATCATCTTCCTTGGGAATGGCATCATTCTTCATGTCATCAGAACGGACTCTGCCTTACACCAGCCCATGTACCTCTTTCTTGCCCTGTTGGCACTGGCTGAGGTCGGTGTCTCTGCATCCACTCTTCCTACAGTGCTGGGCATCTTCCTTTTTGGCTCTACTGAGATTAGTTTTGATGCATGCCTTCTCCAGATGTTCTCCATTCATTCTTTCTCCATTATGGAGTCAGCTGTTTTGCTGGCCATGTCTGTGGACCGATTTGTGGCCATTTACAGCCCACTGCACTATACAGCCATCCTGACTCGGCCTCGTGTATTTGGCACAGGGGTGATTATTGGGCTGAAAAGCATTATGCTCATGGCCCCATTGCCCATGCTCCTAAGGCTCCTGCCCTTCTGTGGCCACAATGCCCTCTCCCACTCCTATTGCCTCCACCCCAACCTTATTCATCTACCATGTGGGGACATTTCTATTAACAATATCTATGGGCTTTTCATCGTTACCTCCACTTTTGGACTAGATTCACTGCTCATTGTGATCTCCTATGGACTCATACTCCACACTGTACTGAGTATCACCgctggagaggggcggaagaagGCACTCAACACGTGCAGCTCACATGTCTGTGCTGTGCTTGCTTACTACGTGCCTATGATTGGCTTATCTATGGTGCACCGCTTTGGAGACCCTGTGGCCCCTTTGCTGCATGCTATGATGGCCAATGCTTACCTCTTCTTCCCACCTGTTGTCAACCCCATTGTTTATAGCATGAAGACCAAGGAGATCCATCACGGCATTGTCCGGATTCTATCAAAGAAGAGACCCAGAATTTAG